The following DNA comes from Kitasatospora sp. NBC_01287.
AGGTCAGGCTGATCGCGGTGGACCGCGACCCGCAGGCGCTGCGCCTCTCCGCCGAGCGGCTCGCCCCGTTCGGGGACCGGGCCACCCTGGTGCACGCGGTCTACGACGAGATCCCGGACGTGCTGGCGGAGCTGGGCATCGAAGAGGTGCAGGGCCTGCTCTTCGACCTCGGGGTCTCCTCGATGCAGCTGGACGAGGCCGAGCGCGGCTTCGCCTACGCCCAGGACGCCCCGCTGGACATGCGGATGGACCAGACCCGCGGCCTGAGCGCCGCCGAGGTGCTCAACACCTACGGCCACGGCGACCTGGCCCGGATCCTCAAGGTCTACGGCGAGGAGCGGTTCGCCGGCAAGATCGCCTCGGTGATCCTGCGTGAGCGTGCGAAGGAACCGTTCACCAACAGCGCGCGTCTGGTCGAGTTGGTGCGCAACGCGATCCCGGCGGCCACCCGGCGCACCGGCGGCAACCCCGCCAAGCGGACCTTCCAGGCGCTGCGGATCGAGGTCAACGGCGAGCTGGAGGTGCTCGACCGGGCCGTGCCGGGCGCGCTGGAGGTGCTCGCGGTGGGCGGCCGGATCGCGGTGATGTCGTACCAGTCGCTGGAGGACCGCCTGGTCAAGCAGTACTTCGCGGCGGCCGCCACCAGCACCGCGCCGCCCGGGCTGCCGTTCGTCCCCGAGGAGTACCAGCCCTGGCTCAAGCTGATCACCCGTGGCGCCGAACTCGCCACGGAGGCCGAGATCGAGGAGAACCGGCGCGCCGCGCCCGTCCGGCTGCGGGTGGCGGAGAGGATCCGCAGTACGGGAACCCGGGGCTGAGGGCGCGCACGGGGGGCAGGCGGGCGAGCGTGAGGGAGAGCGTGGTGCAGGCGGCCGGCGAGGGAGTGCAGCGGGGCAGGCTGCTGCCCGGGCAGTTGGGGCGGGCCCGGATCACCGTGCGCCCCGGGCGGCCGCCGGGCGGCGGGCGGGGGCGCACGCCGTTCGCGGTGCTGGTGGTGGTGCTGCTGGCGGCGGGGCTGCTCGGCCTGCTGATGCTGAACACCGCGCTGAA
Coding sequences within:
- the rsmH gene encoding 16S rRNA (cytosine(1402)-N(4))-methyltransferase RsmH; its protein translation is MATGTPEPKHVPVMLQRCMDALAPAISAPGAVVVDATLGLGGHSEALLTQFPEVRLIAVDRDPQALRLSAERLAPFGDRATLVHAVYDEIPDVLAELGIEEVQGLLFDLGVSSMQLDEAERGFAYAQDAPLDMRMDQTRGLSAAEVLNTYGHGDLARILKVYGEERFAGKIASVILRERAKEPFTNSARLVELVRNAIPAATRRTGGNPAKRTFQALRIEVNGELEVLDRAVPGALEVLAVGGRIAVMSYQSLEDRLVKQYFAAAATSTAPPGLPFVPEEYQPWLKLITRGAELATEAEIEENRRAAPVRLRVAERIRSTGTRG